A region of Myxococcus stipitatus DSM 14675 DNA encodes the following proteins:
- a CDS encoding DUF418 domain-containing protein: MNPAPPPSPLAEARPTDSGERLMLLDTLRGFALCGVFISNTFFWFSGRIFLPRAELEALFANGTVIDKALLPIVSMLVTGRFITIFSFLFGLGFAVQLGRAEARGASLTGLYARRLAVLFGIGMSHLVLIWYGDILSSYALLGGWLLLFRKREDRTVLWWALGLIFMGPILVALVHKMPQLLAATPEAAAALAKAEMERSAALRAEVLPTFQTGGWWAIVKAGLYFFRSEFLLAMGLNLPVVFGRFLLGYYAGRRRLFHDAEQNLAFFRRLFFWALGLGLVTSGVGAVLQQLFIRKILNPETLPTWVPFTMQPIRTMGEVAIAATYVSGITLLFHKAAWQKVLVLLAPVGRMALTNYLCQSILSVLVFNGFGLGLFGKVKPLMPVLYCLGVFSVQVVVSHLWLSRFRFGPAEWVWRSLTYGKAQPMRQETGPVQPALAP, encoded by the coding sequence ATGAACCCAGCTCCGCCACCTTCCCCTCTCGCCGAGGCCCGGCCCACCGACTCCGGCGAACGACTGATGCTGCTCGACACGCTGCGAGGCTTCGCGCTCTGCGGCGTGTTCATCTCCAATACCTTCTTCTGGTTCAGCGGCCGGATATTCCTCCCCCGAGCAGAGCTCGAGGCACTGTTCGCGAATGGGACGGTGATTGACAAGGCTTTGTTACCCATTGTTTCGATGCTGGTGACAGGCCGGTTCATCACCATCTTCTCGTTCCTGTTTGGCCTGGGATTCGCGGTGCAGCTGGGGCGGGCGGAGGCGCGCGGGGCCTCGCTCACGGGGTTGTATGCGCGGCGGCTCGCCGTCCTGTTCGGGATTGGGATGAGCCACCTGGTGCTCATCTGGTACGGAGACATCCTCAGCAGCTATGCCCTCCTGGGCGGCTGGCTGTTGCTGTTCCGGAAGCGGGAAGACCGGACGGTCCTGTGGTGGGCCTTGGGGCTCATCTTCATGGGCCCCATCCTGGTCGCGCTCGTCCACAAGATGCCGCAGCTCCTGGCGGCCACACCGGAGGCAGCCGCGGCCCTCGCGAAGGCGGAGATGGAGCGGTCCGCGGCACTGAGGGCGGAGGTTCTGCCAACGTTCCAGACGGGAGGCTGGTGGGCCATCGTGAAGGCGGGCCTCTACTTCTTCCGCTCGGAGTTCCTGCTCGCGATGGGGCTCAACCTGCCGGTGGTTTTCGGCCGCTTCCTGCTGGGCTACTACGCGGGCCGGCGCCGGCTGTTCCATGACGCCGAGCAGAACCTCGCGTTCTTCCGCCGGCTCTTCTTCTGGGCCCTGGGCCTGGGCCTCGTGACCAGCGGCGTGGGCGCGGTGCTGCAGCAGTTGTTCATCCGGAAGATCCTCAACCCGGAGACCCTGCCCACCTGGGTGCCGTTCACGATGCAGCCCATCCGCACCATGGGCGAGGTGGCCATCGCCGCCACCTATGTGTCGGGCATCACCCTGCTCTTCCACAAGGCCGCGTGGCAGAAGGTGCTGGTCCTCCTGGCCCCGGTGGGGCGCATGGCGCTGACGAACTACCTGTGCCAGTCCATCCTCAGCGTGCTGGTGTTCAATGGCTTTGGCCTGGGCCTCTTCGGCAAGGTGAAGCCCCTCATGCCCGTCCTGTACTGCCTGGGCGTGTTCTCCGTGCAGGTGGTCGTGAGCCACCTGTGGCTGTCGCGCTTCCGCTTCGGTCCCGCGGAGTGGGTGTGGCGCTCGCTCACGTACGGCAAGGCCCAGCCGATGCGCCAGGAGACGGGGCCAGTCCAGCCCGCGCTGGCCCCGTAG
- a CDS encoding MFS transporter: protein MSSTSPIPEALPSSASRSDPFPMSGLLALGMAAFITVLTEALPAGLLTRMSVDLGVSEAMAGQLVTLYALGTLVTAIPLTAATQSWRRRPLLLVAILGFSVVNSVTAVSTNFILTLAARFLAGVFAGLLWSLVAGYAVRMVPEHQKGRAMAVVMAGIPVALSLGIPAGTFLGAALGWRFTFGIMSGLTFVLVGWVLAKVPDFPGQHADQQLSLLKVSTLPGIPSVLFVTLAYVLAHNTLYTYIAPFVANAGLAGQLDRVLLVFGLAALVSIWGVGVWIDRWLRELVLVSTALFALVSVALGLWGGVPAVVYAGVGAWGLAFGGVATLFQTASAKTAGEAADVAQSMLVTAWNIAIAGGGVIGGVLLETLGVRSFPWLLVGLLLATGVVALRAKRHGFAPASRR from the coding sequence ATGAGCTCCACCTCCCCGATTCCCGAAGCGCTGCCTTCCTCCGCGTCCCGTTCGGACCCCTTCCCCATGTCCGGGCTGCTCGCGCTGGGCATGGCGGCCTTCATCACCGTCCTCACCGAGGCGCTCCCCGCGGGCCTGCTGACGCGCATGAGCGTCGACCTGGGCGTCTCCGAGGCGATGGCGGGGCAGCTCGTCACGCTCTACGCCCTGGGCACGTTGGTGACGGCGATTCCGCTCACGGCGGCCACCCAGTCCTGGCGGAGGCGTCCGCTGCTGCTCGTCGCCATCCTCGGCTTCTCCGTCGTCAACAGCGTCACCGCGGTGTCCACGAACTTCATCCTGACGCTGGCGGCGCGGTTCCTCGCGGGGGTGTTCGCGGGGCTCCTGTGGTCGCTGGTCGCGGGCTACGCGGTCCGCATGGTGCCCGAACACCAGAAGGGCCGAGCCATGGCTGTTGTCATGGCGGGCATCCCCGTCGCGCTGTCGCTGGGCATTCCCGCGGGCACCTTCCTGGGCGCGGCCCTGGGCTGGCGCTTCACGTTCGGAATCATGAGCGGGCTGACCTTCGTCCTCGTGGGCTGGGTGCTGGCCAAGGTGCCGGACTTCCCGGGGCAGCACGCGGACCAGCAACTGTCGCTCCTGAAGGTGTCCACGCTGCCGGGAATCCCCTCCGTGTTGTTCGTCACGCTGGCGTATGTGCTCGCGCACAACACGCTGTACACATACATCGCGCCCTTCGTCGCGAACGCGGGGCTCGCGGGCCAGCTCGACCGGGTGCTGCTGGTCTTCGGCCTGGCCGCGCTGGTCTCCATCTGGGGCGTGGGCGTGTGGATTGACCGGTGGCTGCGGGAGCTGGTGCTCGTGAGCACCGCGTTGTTCGCGCTGGTGTCCGTGGCGCTGGGGCTGTGGGGGGGCGTGCCCGCCGTGGTCTACGCGGGCGTGGGCGCGTGGGGGCTGGCGTTCGGGGGCGTGGCCACGCTCTTCCAGACGGCCTCCGCGAAGACGGCGGGAGAGGCCGCCGACGTCGCGCAGTCCATGCTCGTCACCGCGTGGAACATCGCCATCGCGGGAGGGGGCGTCATCGGCGGTGTGCTGCTCGAGACGCTCGGGGTGAGGTCCTTCCCGTGGCTGCTGGTGGGGCTCCTGCTCGCCACGGGCGTGGTGGCCCTGCGGGCGAAGCGCCACGGCTTCGCCCCCGCGTCGCGGCGCTGA
- the xdhC gene encoding xanthine dehydrogenase accessory protein XdhC translates to MWDWVRQLGEWAREDAPFAVATVTACQGSTPAEPGAKVLVRGDGVFHGTVGGGHLEQLVLADARGCLARGESRSFRYPLGAKLGQCCGGVVDVFVEPVNHGPRLYLFGAGHVGQALCRILDGTPFRVHLVDERPEWLQGERIPDAVTRHEEPWEEFFAHAVWDAQRTYVAVMTHRHDLDQDIIAAAVEKPARYLGLIGSKTKWARFRQRLEARGVPASRIERVQCPMGLELGGKSPQEVAVSIAAGLLQLHHQPFVETHPESSVSEPPRLRGVSSGE, encoded by the coding sequence ATGTGGGATTGGGTCCGCCAGCTAGGCGAGTGGGCGCGGGAGGATGCGCCGTTCGCCGTAGCCACCGTTACAGCCTGTCAGGGAAGCACACCGGCCGAGCCCGGCGCGAAGGTGCTGGTGCGGGGCGACGGCGTGTTTCACGGCACGGTGGGCGGCGGACACCTGGAGCAGTTGGTGCTCGCCGACGCCCGGGGTTGCCTGGCGCGAGGTGAGTCCCGCTCCTTCCGCTACCCGCTGGGCGCGAAGCTGGGTCAGTGCTGTGGAGGCGTGGTGGATGTCTTCGTGGAGCCCGTGAACCACGGGCCTCGGCTGTATCTCTTCGGGGCGGGCCACGTGGGCCAGGCCCTGTGCCGCATCCTGGACGGGACGCCCTTCCGCGTGCACCTGGTGGACGAGCGCCCCGAGTGGCTCCAAGGCGAGCGCATCCCCGACGCCGTGACGCGCCACGAGGAGCCGTGGGAGGAGTTCTTCGCCCACGCCGTGTGGGACGCCCAGCGGACGTACGTCGCGGTGATGACGCACCGGCATGACCTGGACCAGGACATCATCGCGGCCGCGGTGGAGAAGCCCGCACGCTACCTGGGCCTCATCGGCAGCAAGACCAAGTGGGCGCGCTTCCGTCAGCGGCTGGAGGCGCGCGGCGTGCCGGCGTCTCGCATCGAGCGCGTGCAGTGCCCCATGGGGCTGGAGCTCGGGGGCAAGTCGCCGCAGGAGGTCGCGGTGAGCATCGCCGCGGGACTGCTTCAGCTCCACCATCAGCCTTTCGTTGAAACGCACCCCGAGTCTTCCGTCTCGGAGCCGCCCCGCCTGCGCGGGGTTTCATCTGGAGAATGA
- a CDS encoding LysR family transcriptional regulator produces MDSLGSLNAFVQAAETRSFTAAGRNLGVSSSAIGKAIARLEERLGVRLFHRSTRTITLTPEGSLFLERCRRIFCEIEAAELELAQTREAPRGRLRVSMPVAGMLMMPTVSAFMRAYPDIELDLDFTDRLVDVIEEGFDGVVRAGEIHDSRLMARVLGTFRLILVGAPDYFARRGTPRKPEDLKSHACLQHRFDSTGKLERWPLRKSRNKELELPSAAVVNTIEPLIYMAEQGLGIACLPDFALRRQLAQGTLVTVLDSHLEHEGTFRMLWPSSRYLSPKLRVFVDFMAKHLFAA; encoded by the coding sequence ATGGACAGCCTGGGCTCACTCAACGCCTTCGTGCAGGCGGCGGAGACTCGCAGCTTCACCGCCGCGGGGAGGAACCTGGGCGTGTCCTCCTCGGCCATCGGGAAGGCCATCGCGAGGCTGGAGGAGCGGCTGGGCGTCCGACTCTTCCACCGCTCGACGCGCACCATCACCCTGACGCCGGAGGGCTCGCTCTTCCTCGAGCGCTGCCGCCGCATCTTCTGTGAAATCGAGGCCGCGGAGCTGGAGCTCGCCCAGACGCGGGAGGCGCCTCGGGGCAGGCTGCGCGTGAGCATGCCCGTGGCGGGCATGTTGATGATGCCCACGGTGAGCGCGTTCATGCGGGCGTATCCCGACATCGAGCTCGACCTCGACTTCACGGACCGGCTCGTGGATGTGATTGAGGAGGGCTTCGACGGCGTGGTGCGCGCGGGGGAGATACACGACTCACGGCTCATGGCCCGGGTGCTGGGCACCTTCCGGCTCATCCTGGTGGGCGCACCCGACTACTTCGCGAGGCGAGGGACTCCTCGCAAGCCCGAGGACCTCAAGTCCCACGCCTGCCTGCAACACCGCTTCGACTCCACCGGCAAGCTGGAGCGCTGGCCGCTGCGCAAGAGCCGGAACAAAGAGCTGGAGCTGCCCTCGGCGGCGGTGGTCAACACCATCGAGCCGCTCATCTACATGGCCGAGCAAGGGCTGGGCATCGCCTGCCTGCCCGACTTCGCCCTCCGGCGGCAGTTGGCGCAGGGCACGCTGGTGACGGTGCTCGACAGCCACCTGGAGCACGAGGGCACCTTCCGGATGCTCTGGCCCTCCAGCCGCTACCTGTCCCCCAAGCTGCGGGTCTTCGTCGACTTCATGGCGAAACACCTCTTCGCGGCGTGA